Proteins encoded together in one Bosea sp. (in: a-proteobacteria) window:
- the mdoH gene encoding glucans biosynthesis glucosyltransferase MdoH, giving the protein MNQHSAPTTFRRAAQEVVPGGMTPAGLQGQTTLRRRRFLVLALNLVTLAALLAALAQVLGAGGWSVADGVILVAFLVAAPWSVLGFWNAAIGFWLLHGRAQGLRAAAPFAVAAEAAAPFALRTAVLMTLRNEDPGRAFRRLRAVKDSLDATGEGVWFDYFVLSDTNDPAVARAEEELAAAWAREIGEPARLNYRRRGDNAGFKAGNLRDFCERWGERYALMLPLDADSVMAGETILAMARMMQAHPRLGILQSLVVGMPSRSAFARIFQFGMRHGMRSYTMGAAWWSGDCGPFWGHNALVRIAPFREHCHLPVLPGGPPLGGAVMSHDQVEAVLMRRAGYEVRVLPVEGGSFEENPPTMLDFTRRELRWCLGNLQYLKLLNLPGLEPMSRFQLVWAILMFLALPAWTLMIALLPLKAFEDRAIADYPAGLAIGLYLLFLTMHLAPKLAGFADVLMTRGAVPSYGGGLRFLVSAVIETVFSFLQGAVSSFRTTLFMVGLAFGRARIDWNGQARDAHALSFASAFSGLWPHLLFGIYLAVTLGLTAPAVLVWSLPLTAGYGLAIPFAMLTASPGFGAWLARRGLCSIPEDVALPPVLAAIREER; this is encoded by the coding sequence ATGAACCAGCATTCCGCTCCGACCACGTTCCGGCGGGCGGCGCAAGAGGTTGTGCCGGGCGGCATGACGCCGGCCGGGCTGCAGGGGCAAACCACGCTGCGCCGCCGGCGGTTCCTCGTGCTGGCGCTGAACCTCGTCACGCTCGCGGCGCTGCTCGCCGCGCTTGCGCAGGTGCTCGGCGCCGGGGGCTGGAGCGTTGCGGACGGGGTGATCCTCGTCGCCTTCCTGGTCGCGGCGCCCTGGAGCGTGCTCGGCTTCTGGAACGCGGCGATCGGCTTCTGGCTCCTGCACGGCAGGGCGCAGGGGCTGCGCGCGGCCGCGCCCTTCGCCGTGGCGGCCGAGGCGGCGGCGCCTTTCGCGCTGCGCACCGCCGTGCTGATGACACTGCGCAACGAGGACCCGGGGCGGGCCTTCCGCCGGCTTAGAGCCGTCAAGGACAGCCTCGACGCGACCGGCGAGGGCGTCTGGTTCGATTATTTCGTGCTGTCCGACACCAACGACCCGGCGGTCGCCCGCGCGGAGGAGGAGCTGGCCGCGGCCTGGGCGCGCGAGATCGGCGAGCCGGCGCGGCTGAACTATCGCCGCCGCGGCGACAATGCCGGCTTCAAGGCCGGCAATCTCCGCGATTTCTGCGAGCGCTGGGGCGAGCGCTACGCCCTGATGCTGCCGCTCGACGCCGACAGCGTGATGGCGGGCGAAACGATCCTCGCCATGGCCCGCATGATGCAGGCCCATCCCAGGCTCGGGATCCTGCAGAGCCTCGTGGTCGGCATGCCGAGCCGCTCCGCCTTCGCCCGGATCTTCCAGTTCGGCATGCGCCACGGCATGCGCTCCTACACGATGGGTGCGGCCTGGTGGAGCGGCGATTGCGGGCCGTTCTGGGGGCACAATGCGCTGGTCAGGATCGCGCCGTTCCGCGAGCATTGCCATCTTCCGGTGCTGCCGGGCGGCCCGCCGCTCGGCGGAGCGGTGATGAGCCATGACCAGGTCGAGGCGGTGCTGATGCGCCGGGCCGGCTACGAGGTGCGCGTGCTGCCGGTCGAGGGCGGCAGCTTCGAGGAAAACCCGCCGACCATGCTCGATTTCACCAGGCGCGAACTGCGCTGGTGCCTGGGCAACCTGCAATATCTCAAACTGCTCAATCTGCCGGGCTTGGAGCCGATGAGCCGTTTCCAGCTGGTCTGGGCGATCCTGATGTTCCTCGCTCTGCCGGCCTGGACGCTGATGATCGCGCTCCTGCCGCTCAAGGCGTTCGAGGACCGCGCGATCGCCGATTATCCGGCCGGGCTCGCCATCGGGCTCTATCTCCTGTTCCTGACGATGCATCTGGCGCCGAAGCTCGCCGGTTTCGCCGATGTCCTGATGACGCGCGGCGCCGTTCCGAGCTATGGCGGGGGCTTGCGCTTCCTCGTCTCGGCGGTGATCGAGACCGTCTTTTCCTTCCTGCAAGGGGCGGTGTCGAGCTTTCGGACGACGCTGTTCATGGTCGGGCTTGCCTTCGGGCGGGCGCGGATCGACTGGAACGGGCAGGCGCGCGACGCCCATGCCCTGTCCTTCGCGAGCGCCTTTTCGGGCCTGTGGCCGCATCTGCTGTTCGGGATCTACCTCGCTGTCACGCTGGGCCTGACGGCACCGGCGGTGCTGGTCTGGTCGCTGCCGCTGACCGCCGGCTATGGGCTGGCGATCCCCTTCGCCATGCTGACGGCCTCGCCTGGCTTCGGAGCCTGGCTCGCGCGGCGCGGGCTCTGCAGCATCCCGGAGGATGTCGCGCTGCCGCCGGTGCTGGCCGCGATCCGGGAGGAGCGGTGA
- the otnI gene encoding 2-oxo-tetronate isomerase has product MPRFAANLSMMFTEWSFLDRFKAAAEAGFEAVEFLFPYEHTPEQVGLALTGGELTQALYNLPPGDWAQGERGLAALPGREDEFRASVDTALAYVHETGVKRLHMMAGLAAAADPAAQEAYRAALAYAADRLGEHGIDLLLEPINGKDMPGYFLNDFDQAAAFVREAGRPNVRLQFDMYHCELIHGDVPARLKALYPLVGHVQIASAAGRHEPDAAGPDYPSLFALLDTLGYDGFVGCEYRPAHGTLEGLGWFAPWRKPL; this is encoded by the coding sequence ATGCCGCGTTTCGCCGCCAATCTGTCGATGATGTTCACCGAATGGTCGTTCCTCGATCGCTTCAAGGCGGCGGCCGAGGCGGGTTTCGAGGCGGTCGAGTTCCTGTTTCCTTACGAGCATACGCCCGAGCAGGTGGGGCTTGCGCTGACCGGCGGCGAGCTCACCCAGGCGCTCTACAACCTGCCGCCGGGCGACTGGGCCCAAGGCGAGCGCGGCCTTGCGGCGCTTCCCGGGCGCGAGGACGAGTTCAGGGCCTCGGTCGACACCGCGCTGGCCTATGTCCACGAGACCGGGGTCAAGCGCCTGCACATGATGGCGGGGCTCGCCGCCGCCGCCGATCCGGCCGCGCAGGAGGCCTATCGCGCCGCGCTGGCCTATGCTGCCGACAGGCTCGGCGAGCATGGCATCGACCTCCTGCTGGAGCCGATCAACGGCAAGGACATGCCGGGCTATTTCCTCAATGATTTCGACCAGGCGGCGGCCTTCGTGCGCGAAGCCGGCCGGCCGAACGTCCGGCTGCAGTTCGACATGTATCATTGCGAGCTGATCCATGGCGACGTGCCCGCGCGGCTGAAGGCGCTCTATCCGCTCGTCGGCCATGTCCAGATCGCGAGCGCCGCCGGCCGGCACGAGCCGGACGCCGCGGGGCCGGACTATCCGAGCCTCTTCGCCTTGCTCGACACGCTGGGCTATGACGGCTTCGTCGGCTGCGAATACCGGCCGGCGCATGGCACGCTCGAGGGGCTCGGCTGGTTCGCGCCCTGGCGAAAGCCGCTCTGA
- a CDS encoding ROK family protein yields MRPPSIAYPVLIADIGGTNCRVSLVVDPEGPHRPLARIGTGSYPTPEAAFAAVLATVPDKPRSAVLAVAGPIEGRQAQLTNAVWHLDGPRIAGALDLTQGLMVNDFEALSASLPVLVPGDLATLVEGAPEPEGVRLVLGPGTGFGAAALLMRGERGMLVATEAGHIGIGPEDQAEQRLWPALSEGSLRLTVEHLLSGDGLVRLHRAVARTSGLLEADVAAADISRLAHDGDPAALMTVVCFWRLLARVAGDLALVFKATGGVFIAGGIAPHLLPLADRAAIRAAFALKPPMEDLAARFALHVVTATDAAEQGLTAIAANLHRFGLDDPKRLWFG; encoded by the coding sequence ATGCGTCCGCCGTCGATCGCCTATCCGGTGCTGATCGCCGATATCGGCGGCACCAATTGCCGGGTTTCGCTGGTGGTCGATCCGGAAGGCCCGCACCGGCCGCTGGCGCGGATCGGCACCGGCAGTTACCCGACGCCTGAGGCCGCCTTCGCCGCGGTGCTCGCGACGGTTCCCGACAAGCCGCGCTCGGCCGTGCTCGCCGTCGCCGGACCGATCGAGGGCCGGCAGGCCCAGCTCACCAACGCCGTCTGGCATCTCGACGGGCCGCGGATCGCGGGCGCGCTCGATCTCACCCAGGGGCTGATGGTCAATGATTTCGAGGCGCTCTCGGCCTCGCTTCCCGTTCTGGTGCCGGGCGACCTCGCGACCCTGGTCGAGGGCGCGCCGGAGCCGGAGGGCGTGCGGCTGGTGCTGGGGCCGGGGACCGGCTTCGGGGCCGCCGCCCTGCTGATGCGCGGCGAGCGCGGCATGCTGGTTGCGACCGAGGCCGGCCATATCGGCATCGGCCCGGAGGATCAGGCCGAGCAGCGGCTCTGGCCGGCGCTGAGCGAGGGGAGCCTGCGCCTGACCGTCGAGCATCTGCTCAGCGGCGACGGGCTGGTGCGGCTGCACAGGGCGGTGGCCCGGACGTCCGGCCTGCTGGAGGCCGATGTCGCCGCCGCCGACATCTCCCGCCTCGCCCATGACGGCGACCCGGCGGCCCTGATGACCGTGGTCTGCTTCTGGCGCCTGCTGGCGCGGGTCGCGGGCGATCTCGCGCTCGTCTTCAAGGCGACCGGCGGCGTCTTCATCGCAGGCGGCATCGCGCCGCATCTCCTGCCGCTGGCGGACAGGGCCGCGATCCGCGCCGCCTTCGCCTTGAAGCCGCCGATGGAGGACCTCGCGGCGCGTTTTGCCCTGCATGTCGTGACCGCGACCGACGCGGCCGAGCAGGGGCTTACCGCGATCGCCGCCAATCTCCACCGCTTCGGGCTCGACGATCCGAAGCGGCTGTGGTTTGGCTGA
- a CDS encoding acyltransferase yields MQPIRSIQVLRALAALMVAVHHVQPDAAVIAERAGLSFARSDLLPWMAGVDIFFVVSGFIMVHASQELFGRAGAARAFLTRRLARIVPLYWAMTSLFLLAGLAVPALLNSDAPSLGQVLGSYLFWPVVSTQGLVQPVYSLGWTLNYEMLFYVLFAAGLMLPARLTLPAVTLVLAGLVAAQSLAGPLALPFGFWGQPIVLEFAAGMGIAVLRRKGLRLHGALRIAVAAAGAGLLIAAAHLPGTDGPWSSVLWRGGAAILLMLAAGCGREGIVPIGPVKALAVVGDASYALYLVHPFVIRGLREVVLRLGLPMPALYIALALAGSVIAALMVHRFFEKPATRLVRRRLSSASSP; encoded by the coding sequence GTGCAGCCCATCCGTTCCATCCAGGTCCTGCGCGCGCTCGCGGCGCTCATGGTCGCGGTCCACCATGTCCAGCCGGACGCCGCCGTGATCGCGGAGCGCGCGGGCCTGAGCTTCGCCCGCAGCGATCTTTTGCCGTGGATGGCCGGCGTCGACATCTTCTTCGTCGTCTCCGGCTTCATCATGGTCCATGCCTCGCAGGAGCTGTTCGGGCGGGCCGGCGCCGCGCGCGCCTTCCTGACGCGGCGGCTCGCGCGCATCGTGCCGCTCTACTGGGCGATGACGAGCCTGTTCCTGCTGGCCGGGCTGGCCGTTCCGGCCCTGCTCAATTCGGATGCGCCGAGCCTTGGGCAGGTCCTCGGCTCCTACCTGTTCTGGCCGGTCGTCTCGACGCAAGGGCTGGTGCAGCCGGTCTATTCGCTGGGCTGGACGCTGAACTACGAGATGCTGTTCTACGTCCTGTTCGCCGCCGGGCTGATGCTGCCGGCGCGGCTGACGCTGCCGGCCGTGACGCTCGTGCTCGCGGGCCTGGTGGCGGCGCAAAGCCTCGCCGGGCCTCTCGCGCTGCCCTTCGGCTTCTGGGGGCAGCCGATCGTGCTCGAATTCGCCGCGGGGATGGGCATCGCCGTGCTGCGGCGGAAGGGCTTGCGGCTGCATGGGGCCCTGCGCATCGCGGTCGCGGCGGCCGGTGCCGGTTTATTGATCGCGGCTGCCCATCTTCCGGGCACGGACGGCCCCTGGAGCAGCGTGCTCTGGCGTGGCGGGGCTGCGATCCTCCTGATGCTCGCCGCCGGTTGCGGGCGCGAGGGCATCGTGCCCATCGGACCCGTGAAGGCGCTGGCGGTCGTGGGCGATGCCTCCTATGCGCTCTATCTCGTCCATCCCTTCGTGATCCGGGGCCTGCGCGAGGTCGTACTGCGGCTCGGGCTGCCTATGCCGGCGCTCTATATCGCGCTGGCGCTCGCCGGTTCCGTGATCGCGGCGCTCATGGTCCACCGCTTCTTCGAGAAGCCGGCGACGCGGCTCGTCCGGCGCCGGCTCAGCTCAGCCTCATCCCCTTGA
- a CDS encoding argininosuccinate synthase, which produces MADSSVKKVVLAYSGGLDTSIILKWLQTTYRCEVVTFTADLGQGEELGPARDKALLLGIKPQNIFIEDLREEFVRDYVFPMFRANAAYEGVYLLGTSIARPLIAKKLIEIAEQTGADAVSHGATGKGNDQVRFELTAYALKPDVVVIAPWREWDLRSREQLIAFAEQHQIPIAKNKRGEAPFSVDANLLHASSEGRVLEDPAEEVPDYVYSRTVSPEEAPDKPTIVTISFQKGDAVAIDGEKLSPATLLAKLNDLGHDNGIGRLDLVENRFVGMKSRGMYETPGGTILIAAHRAIESITLDRGAAHLKDELMPKYAELIYNGFWFSPEREMLQVLIDKSQEFVTGEVRLKLYKGGVHVIGRSSDYSLYDQDLVTFEEGAVAYDHRDAAGFIKLNALRLRTLGQRKRKLGL; this is translated from the coding sequence ATGGCTGACAGCAGCGTGAAAAAGGTCGTTCTCGCCTATTCCGGCGGTCTCGACACCTCGATCATCCTCAAATGGCTGCAGACCACCTATCGCTGCGAGGTCGTGACCTTCACCGCCGATCTCGGCCAGGGCGAGGAGCTCGGCCCGGCGCGCGACAAGGCGCTGCTGCTCGGCATCAAGCCGCAGAACATCTTCATCGAGGACCTGCGCGAGGAATTCGTGCGCGACTACGTCTTCCCGATGTTCCGGGCCAATGCCGCCTATGAGGGCGTCTACCTGCTCGGCACCTCGATCGCCCGCCCGCTGATCGCCAAGAAGCTGATCGAGATCGCAGAGCAAACCGGCGCCGACGCCGTCTCCCACGGCGCCACCGGCAAGGGCAACGACCAGGTCCGCTTCGAGCTGACGGCCTATGCGCTGAAGCCCGACGTCGTGGTGATCGCGCCCTGGCGCGAATGGGACCTGCGCTCGCGCGAGCAGCTCATCGCCTTCGCCGAGCAGCACCAGATCCCGATCGCCAAGAACAAGCGCGGCGAGGCGCCCTTCTCCGTCGACGCAAACCTGCTGCACGCCTCCTCCGAGGGCCGCGTGCTGGAGGACCCGGCGGAGGAAGTGCCCGATTACGTCTATTCCCGCACCGTCTCGCCCGAGGAGGCGCCGGACAAGCCGACCATCGTCACGATCTCCTTCCAGAAGGGCGACGCGGTCGCGATCGACGGCGAGAAGCTTTCGCCTGCGACGCTGCTGGCGAAGCTCAACGATCTCGGCCACGACAACGGCATCGGCCGGCTCGACCTCGTCGAGAACCGCTTCGTCGGCATGAAGTCGCGCGGCATGTACGAGACGCCCGGCGGCACGATCCTGATCGCGGCCCATCGCGCGATCGAATCGATCACGCTCGACCGCGGCGCGGCGCATCTCAAGGACGAGCTCATGCCGAAATACGCCGAGCTGATCTATAACGGCTTCTGGTTCTCGCCGGAGCGCGAGATGCTGCAGGTGCTGATCGACAAGAGCCAGGAATTCGTCACCGGCGAGGTCCGCCTCAAGCTCTACAAGGGCGGCGTCCACGTCATCGGCCGCTCGAGCGACTATTCGCTCTACGACCAGGACCTCGTCACCTTCGAGGAGGGCGCGGTCGCCTATGACCACCGCGACGCGGCCGGCTTCATCAAGCTCAACGCGCTGCGCCTGCGCACGCTCGGCCAGCGCAAGAGGAAGCTCGGCCTCTGA
- a CDS encoding 2-hydroxychromene-2-carboxylate isomerase, with the protein MPNRPVLDFWYEFASPYSCLSALRIEKLADEAGVALRWRPFLLGPIFAAQGWNTSPFALFPSKGRYMWRDTARRGRRQGISFVKPENFPQNSLTAARLALAGREEGWTPVFSRALFRAHFCEGRNLAEEAVLSAALKEAGGDPGHALPLSRSEEVKGRLKAEIEYAKSIGIFGAPFFVTGDGELFWGDDRLEEALEWAAEGC; encoded by the coding sequence ATGCCGAATCGTCCCGTTCTGGACTTCTGGTATGAGTTCGCGTCGCCCTATTCCTGCCTGAGCGCCCTCAGAATCGAGAAGCTGGCCGATGAGGCCGGCGTCGCCCTGCGCTGGCGGCCTTTCCTGCTCGGGCCGATCTTCGCGGCGCAGGGCTGGAACACCTCGCCCTTCGCGCTCTTTCCCAGCAAGGGGCGCTATATGTGGCGCGACACGGCGCGGCGCGGCCGGCGCCAGGGCATCAGCTTCGTCAAGCCGGAGAATTTTCCCCAGAATTCGCTGACCGCCGCGCGGCTGGCGCTCGCCGGCCGGGAGGAAGGCTGGACGCCGGTCTTCTCCCGGGCCCTGTTCCGGGCGCATTTCTGCGAGGGGCGCAACCTCGCCGAGGAGGCGGTGCTGAGCGCGGCGCTGAAGGAGGCCGGCGGCGATCCGGGCCACGCGCTGCCGCTCTCGCGCAGCGAGGAGGTCAAGGGCCGGCTCAAGGCCGAGATCGAATACGCCAAGTCGATCGGCATCTTCGGCGCGCCCTTCTTCGTCACCGGCGACGGCGAGCTGTTCTGGGGCGACGACCGCCTCGAGGAAGCGCTCGAATGGGCGGCGGAAGGCTGCTGA
- a CDS encoding M48 family metallopeptidase, producing the protein MAQAFGLYTHQRNNRIRSNLLIAGLFLLAYLTAWGLLLIAYGFGGVAPGQSAFGEASRIFRSWFPFITAATVIWIFIGFRMNVALIGAVTGAKGLKREDNPKLYRMLENLCISRGLPMPKLAIVESDALNAFASGVNDKQFTVSVTTGLLAELDDAEIEAVLAHELTHIRNGDVRLMVIAVVIAGVISFAGELAFRGFGRGGVRFSSGNSRDKGNGLAILVGIAVIVISWFLAVVIRLSLSRSREYLADAGAVELTKNPDAMISALLKISGRADLEGVPSGVMDMCFENDPDDVADLFSTHPSVTKRVQALVETAGGRMPAMPPHPPKIGERQDLPTMVGETARGPWGKRPEGPG; encoded by the coding sequence ATGGCGCAGGCCTTCGGGCTCTACACGCACCAGCGCAACAACCGGATCAGGTCGAACCTCCTGATCGCCGGCCTTTTCCTGCTGGCCTATCTCACCGCCTGGGGCCTGCTGCTGATCGCCTATGGCTTCGGCGGCGTGGCGCCCGGACAATCCGCCTTCGGCGAGGCGAGCCGCATCTTCCGCTCGTGGTTCCCCTTCATCACGGCGGCGACGGTCATCTGGATCTTCATCGGCTTCCGCATGAACGTCGCGCTGATCGGGGCGGTGACGGGGGCGAAGGGCCTGAAGCGCGAGGACAACCCCAAGCTCTACCGGATGCTGGAGAATCTGTGCATCTCGCGCGGGTTGCCGATGCCGAAGCTCGCCATCGTCGAGAGCGACGCGCTCAACGCCTTCGCCAGCGGCGTCAACGACAAGCAGTTCACCGTCAGCGTCACGACGGGACTCCTGGCCGAGCTCGACGACGCCGAGATCGAGGCGGTTCTGGCGCATGAACTGACCCATATCCGCAACGGCGACGTCAGGCTGATGGTGATCGCGGTGGTGATCGCCGGGGTGATCTCCTTTGCCGGCGAGCTCGCCTTCCGCGGCTTCGGCCGCGGCGGCGTCCGCTTCTCCTCCGGCAATTCGCGCGACAAGGGCAACGGGCTCGCCATCCTCGTCGGCATCGCGGTGATCGTGATCTCCTGGTTCCTGGCGGTGGTGATCCGGCTGTCGCTGTCGCGCTCGCGCGAATATCTCGCCGATGCCGGGGCGGTGGAATTGACCAAGAACCCGGATGCGATGATCTCCGCCCTGCTCAAGATCTCCGGCCGCGCCGATCTCGAGGGCGTGCCGTCCGGCGTGATGGACATGTGCTTCGAGAACGATCCGGACGATGTCGCCGACCTGTTCTCGACCCACCCCTCCGTCACCAAGCGCGTGCAGGCGCTGGTCGAGACCGCCGGCGGGCGCATGCCGGCGATGCCGCCGCACCCGCCGAAGATCGGCGAGCGCCAGGACCTGCCGACCATGGTCGGGGAGACCGCGCGGGGACCTTGGGGGAAGCGGCCGGAGGGGCCGGGTTAG
- a CDS encoding LemA family protein, translating into MGWIILGLVAALAVYLVMTYNGLVAMRQRVNQAFADIDVQLKQRHDLIPNLVETVKGYATHEKSTLDAVIAARNVAQGASSVHDKAAAEQQLSGAVGRLLALGEAYPDLKASANFQQLQVDLGNVEDKLAAARRFFNNAVSEFNAAIQAFPAVLFAPQMGFTQREFFDVGTETRAQIEVAPSVKF; encoded by the coding sequence ATGGGCTGGATCATTCTGGGACTGGTCGCGGCCCTCGCCGTCTATCTGGTCATGACCTATAACGGGCTCGTGGCGATGCGGCAGCGCGTCAACCAGGCCTTCGCCGACATCGACGTCCAGCTCAAGCAGCGCCACGACCTGATCCCGAACCTCGTCGAGACGGTGAAGGGCTACGCCACCCACGAGAAATCGACGCTCGACGCGGTGATCGCGGCGCGCAACGTGGCCCAGGGCGCGAGCAGCGTCCACGACAAGGCGGCGGCCGAGCAGCAGCTCTCCGGCGCGGTGGGGCGGCTCCTGGCGCTCGGCGAGGCTTATCCGGACCTGAAGGCCAGCGCCAATTTCCAGCAGCTCCAGGTCGATCTCGGCAATGTCGAGGACAAGCTCGCGGCGGCGCGGCGCTTCTTCAACAATGCGGTGAGCGAGTTCAACGCCGCGATCCAGGCTTTCCCGGCCGTGCTGTTCGCCCCGCAGATGGGCTTCACCCAGCGCGAGTTCTTCGATGTCGGGACTGAGACCCGCGCGCAGATCGAGGTCGCGCCCAGCGTGAAGTTCTGA
- the rpsA gene encoding 30S ribosomal protein S1, translated as MSAVESYNAGREDFAALLEESFTKNEALEGSVIKGKVVAIEKDMAIIDVGLKTEGRVALKEFTGPGREQELNVGDEVEVYLDRIENALGEAVISRDKARREESWVKLEKAFEAREKVTGMIFNTVKGGYTVDLDGAVAFLPRSQVDIRPIRDVGPLMGQPQPFEILKMDRRRGNIVVSRRTVLEETRAEARSELVASLEEGQVIDGVVKNITEYGAFVDLGGIDGLLHVTDMAWRRVNHPSEVVTIGQTVKVKIIKINQDTHRISLGIKQLLADPWDGIAERYPVGTRLKGRVTNITDYGAFVEVEPGIEGLIHVSEMSWTKKNVHPGKIVSTSQEVDVAILEVDPVKRRISLGLKQTLRNPWELFAEQHPSGSTVEGEVKNKTEFGLFLGLEGDIDGMIHLSDLDWNRPGEQVIEEYKKGDVLQAVVLDVDVEKERISLGLKQLGGDPFVDAGEFKKGQIVTCEVVEVKESGLDVKIADTDMMTFIKRAELARDRSEQRPERFAAGERIDARVVLFDKKARKIQVSIKALEMAEEKEAIAQFGSSDSGASLGDILGAALKKAGDKK; from the coding sequence ATGTCAGCAGTTGAGAGCTACAACGCGGGCCGCGAGGATTTCGCCGCCCTGCTCGAAGAGTCCTTCACCAAGAACGAAGCCCTCGAGGGTTCGGTCATCAAGGGCAAGGTCGTCGCCATCGAGAAGGATATGGCGATCATCGACGTCGGCCTGAAGACGGAAGGGCGCGTCGCGCTCAAGGAATTCACCGGCCCCGGCCGCGAGCAGGAGCTGAACGTCGGCGACGAGGTCGAGGTCTATCTCGACCGGATCGAGAACGCGCTCGGCGAAGCCGTCATCAGCCGCGACAAGGCCCGCCGCGAAGAGAGCTGGGTCAAGCTCGAGAAGGCCTTCGAGGCCCGCGAGAAGGTCACCGGCATGATCTTCAACACCGTCAAGGGCGGCTACACCGTCGATCTCGACGGCGCCGTCGCCTTCCTGCCGCGTTCGCAGGTCGACATCCGCCCGATCCGCGACGTCGGCCCGCTGATGGGCCAGCCGCAGCCCTTCGAGATCCTCAAGATGGATCGCCGCCGCGGCAACATCGTCGTGTCGCGCCGCACCGTCCTCGAGGAGACCCGCGCCGAGGCCCGTTCCGAGCTCGTCGCCTCGCTCGAAGAGGGCCAGGTCATCGACGGCGTCGTCAAGAACATCACCGAATACGGTGCGTTCGTCGACCTCGGCGGCATCGACGGCCTGCTGCACGTCACCGACATGGCGTGGCGCCGCGTCAACCATCCGTCCGAGGTCGTGACCATCGGCCAGACGGTCAAGGTCAAGATCATCAAGATCAACCAGGACACGCACCGCATCTCGCTCGGCATCAAGCAGCTGCTCGCCGATCCGTGGGACGGCATCGCCGAGCGCTACCCGGTCGGCACCCGCCTCAAGGGCCGCGTGACCAACATCACGGACTACGGCGCGTTCGTGGAAGTGGAGCCGGGCATCGAGGGCCTGATCCACGTCTCCGAGATGAGCTGGACCAAGAAGAACGTCCACCCCGGCAAAATCGTCTCGACCTCGCAGGAAGTCGACGTCGCGATCCTCGAGGTCGATCCGGTCAAGCGCCGCATCTCGCTCGGCCTCAAGCAGACGCTGCGCAACCCGTGGGAGCTGTTCGCCGAGCAGCACCCGTCGGGCTCGACGGTCGAGGGCGAGGTCAAGAACAAGACCGAGTTCGGCCTGTTCCTCGGCCTGGAAGGCGACATCGACGGCATGATCCACCTCTCGGATCTCGACTGGAACCGTCCGGGCGAGCAGGTCATCGAGGAATACAAGAAGGGCGACGTGCTCCAGGCCGTCGTCCTCGATGTGGACGTCGAGAAGGAGCGCATCTCGCTCGGCCTGAAGCAGCTCGGCGGCGATCCCTTCGTCGATGCCGGCGAGTTCAAGAAGGGCCAGATCGTCACCTGCGAGGTGGTCGAGGTGAAGGAGTCGGGTCTCGACGTGAAGATCGCCGACACCGACATGATGACCTTCATCAAGCGCGCGGAGCTTGCGCGTGACCGTTCCGAGCAGCGCCCCGAGCGCTTCGCGGCCGGCGAGCGCATCGACGCCCGCGTCGTGCTGTTCGACAAGAAGGCCCGCAAGATCCAGGTCTCGATCAAGGCCCTGGAGATGGCCGAGGAGAAGGAGGCGATCGCCCAGTTCGGTTCGTCCGACTCCGGCGCCTCGCTCGGCGACATCCTGGGCGCCGCCCTCAAGAAGGCCGGCGACAAGAAGTGA